The following proteins are co-located in the Tachysurus vachellii isolate PV-2020 chromosome 19, HZAU_Pvac_v1, whole genome shotgun sequence genome:
- the cntrob gene encoding centrobin isoform X1, with protein sequence MDRAAADVLNGVESLASSLPTPVSIPSCLSLPVFCSSSPLSSSRQVTARLYSSLQHSQEQEVRGHQADSLTTRQVSFKVTSPLVTMTSAPSLNSGERLNESQDVESGLSACSSNDLRISGMEEVESGGGITGEMDQNPQSSIRLLSGRWHIEEMENVRSHLQTILRARATDTHELLPSALQHLQDKSDTTSQLISGVDELFPRYSRLQADFDSASFHSVSELQVIRESLDRERARRKHLEQQLLAVQNKALGLQQQLALAVSADHKKDIMIEQLDKTLEKVVEGWRRHEREKSEGVRRLQEEKEAAESTQQKQSEALACLEKSLAEAAETLDKEQKHNEDLLKTNKQLECDMVKLRECVCELEQQGKHLHAEVEEKKAEAERHQTQSLNLQQQLEQHKLEAKLTHTAMQQELTLLTQQLGEKHTHPSERVVQEIQLREEAQSRLQQLQQDLEQTRSERDTARVDRTLDQARFEAQRSQWEVEHRLSVEQQVTERLATIQEENANATAKLREQHRKQLLDLSARHERELSIQSDEFRAQLKERDDRQHQFTLDFSNKMAELQKELVTMETSKRRLETQREELVSRLQGMMRSHWTEALRLLTSQEQIEGLLSPSSLWEKTKPHSSAQTQDLSICSTAHSPSTASPQAVDLQLCRNQERGIRGQGAFGGDRGRVEFDLSLLNHSHTFSPLEPMLDNTNLTAIGGGGDGDLWDSPVERERQTVYRGTDQGREQTGRESREKTTQSGDNLTLHSTHSSQDLYCEVNHRRIQSDQRVIRQPFPSPNVNLTQTLNPRPRSNQAHALTDVWANHSSDRRSGRGDVSGTTAPLTEEKSLSVKTRAPPLGTTTSTLCDERQNELQYYIAKLLERSPGEPLDVHQAELSKNTAETQSANSGVSSQVEPKPEQLTDLLHLTLPSTHTPQQLQQHLDSFMRLGETFAEPVRDNLNFSIAQNNKREQRQSASRATQITATRGRRAGPQGQRSGSKVNAWR encoded by the exons ATGGACAGAGCAGCAGCTGATGTGCTGAATGGTGTGGAGTCTTTAGCCTCCTCTCTTCCTACACCTGTCTCTATcccctcctgtctgtctctccctgttttctgctcttcctctcctctgtcATCCTCTCGTCAGGTCACTGCTCGTCTCTATTCCTCCCTCCAGCACAGCCAAGAGcaggaggtcagaggtcaccaGGCGGACTCTCTCACAACCAG GCAGGTGTCATTTAAAGTGACTTCTCCTTTGGTTACCATGACATCTGCACCTTCTCTAAACTCTGGTGAAAGGCTGAATGAGTCACAGGATGTAGAGTCTGGTCTCAGTGCATGCTCCTCCAATGATCTCAGAATCTCTGGCATGGAGGAGGTGGAGTCAGGAGGTGGAATCACTGGAGAGATGGACCAGAACCCACAGAGTAGCATTAGACTCTTG agcgGTCGGTGGCATATTGAAGAGATGGAGAACGTAAGGAGTCATTTACAGACAATTCTGAGAGCCAGAGCTACTGACACACAtg AACTCCTTCCCTCAGCGTTACAGCATCTTCAAGACAAGAGTGACACGACTTCTCAGCTCATCAG tggtgTAGATGAGTTGTTCCCACGATATTCCCGTCTCCAAGCAGATTTTGACTCCGCCTcgtttcactctgtctctgagcTGCAGGTGATCAGAGAGAGTCTGGATAGAGAAAGAGCAAGAcgcaag CACTTGGAGCAGCAGCTCTTGGCAGTACAAAATAAGGCATTAGGGTTGCAGCAGCAGTTAGCACTCGCTGTGTCTGCAGATCATAAGAAGGACATCATGATCGAGCAACTTGATAAG acgtTGGAGAAGGTGGTGGAAGGGTGGCGTcgacatgagagagagaagagtgagggagtgagaagACTGCAGGAGGAGAAGGAAGCAGCAGAGAGCACACAGCAAAAACAAAGTGAG GCTTTGGCTTGCCTTGAGAAGAGTTTAGCTGAGGCAGCAGAGACACTggacaaagaacaaaaacacaatgaagACCTTCTGAAAACCAATAAACAGCtg gagtGTGACATGGTGAAGCtacgtgagtgtgtatgtgagctggAGCAGCAGGGGAAGCATCTGCATGCTGAAGTGGAGGAGAAGAAGGCTGAGGCAGAGAGACACCAGACACAGAGCCTGAATTTACAACAACAATTGGAACAACACAAACTCGAGGCTAAACTTACCCACACAGCCATGCAGCAGGAGCTGACACTGCTCACACAGCAGCTgggtgagaaacacacacacccttca gaaagAGTGGTTCAGGAGATCCAGCTGCGTGAGGAGGCCCAGTCCAGActtcagcagctgcagcaggacctggagCAGACtaggagtgagagagacacagccagAGTGGACCGAACACTGGACCAG GCTCGGTTTGAGGCTCAGCGCTCACAGTGGGAGGTGGAGCACCGACTTTCTGTGGAGCAGCAGGTCACAGAACGACTGGCAACCATACAGGAGGAAAATGCTAATGCGACCGCTAAACTACGGGAACAGCACAg gaagcAGCTGCTTGATCTGAGTGCTCGTCATGAGCGAGAGCTCTCCATTCAGTCAGATGAGTTTAGAGCACAGCTGAAGGAGAGAGATGACCGACAGCACCAGTTCACACTCGACTTCAGCAACAA gATGGCAGAACTTCAGAAGGAGCTGGTTACCATGGAGACCAGTAAGAGGAGGCTGGAAACACAGAGGGAGGAGCTTGTGTCTCGCCTGCAAGGAATGATGCGCTCCCATTGGACAGAGGCTCTGAGACTGCTGACCAGTCAGGAGCAG attgaAGGGCTGTTGTCCCCCTCGTCTCTGTGGGAAAAAACTAAACCACACTCATCTGCTCAAACTCAGGACCTCAGCATCTGCAGCACAGCACACTCACCCTCTAcag CATCTCCTCAGGCTGTGGATCTCCAGCTGTGCAGAAACCAAGAGCGAGGGATAAGGGGACAGGGAGCCTTTGGAGGGGACAGGGGACGAGTGGAGTTTGACCTCAGCCTGTTAAACCACAGCCACACCTTCAGTCCACTGGAGCCAATGCTGGATAACACAAAcctcacag CTATAGGTGGTGGTGGGGATGGAGACCTGTGGGACAGCCCTGTGgaacgagagagacagacagtgtacaGAGGAACTGATCAAGGGAGAGAACAAACAGgtagagagagcagagagaagacAACTCAGTCTGGAGACAATCTGACTCTGCATTCAACTCACAGCTCTCAGGATCTGTACTGTGAAGTGAATCACAGAAGGATTCAGTCTGACCAGCGAGTCATCAGACAACCATTTCCCAGTCCCAATGTCAATCTGACTCAGACATTAAATCCCAGGCCCAGATCCAATCAAGCACATGCCTTAACTGATGTATGGGCCAATCACAGCTCAGATAGGAGGTCGGGGCGAGGTGATGTGTCAGGGACTACAGCTCCACTCACAGAAGAAAAGAGCCTGTCCGTCAAAACGAGAGCTCCTCCCCTGGGGACCACCACATCAACTTTGTGTGATGAGAGACAAAATGAACTGCAGTACTACATAGCAAAG ctGTTGGAGCGTTCTCCAGGTGAACCTTTGGATGTACATCAGGCAGAGCTGAGCAAGAACACAGCAGAAACACAGTCCGCtaactcag GTGTGAGCTCTCAGGTAGAGCCGAAGCCAGAGCAGCTCACTGACCTTCTGCACCTGACACtgccctctacacacacaccgcagCAACTGCAGCAGCACCTTGACAGCTTTATgag gtTGGGGGAAACATTTGCTGAGCCAGTTCGAGATAATCTGAATTTCAGCATagcacaaaacaacaaaagggAG CAGCGTCAGTCTGCGTCTCGCGCCACACAGATCACGGCCACACGAGGGCGCCGGGCTGGACCccaaggtcaaaggtcaggaTCTAAAGTCAACGCTTGGAGATGA
- the cntrob gene encoding centrobin isoform X2 — MDRAAADVLNGVESLASSLPTPVSIPSCLSLPVFCSSSPLSSSRQVTARLYSSLQHSQEQEVRGHQADSLTTRQVSFKVTSPLVTMTSAPSLNSGERLNESQDVESGLSACSSNDLRISGMEEVESGGGITGEMDQNPQSSIRLLSGRWHIEEMENVRSHLQTILRARATDTHELLPSALQHLQDKSDTTSQLISGVDELFPRYSRLQADFDSASFHSVSELQVIRESLDRERARRKHLEQQLLAVQNKALGLQQQLALAVSADHKKDIMIEQLDKTLEKVVEGWRRHEREKSEGVRRLQEEKEAAESTQQKQSEALACLEKSLAEAAETLDKEQKHNEDLLKTNKQLECDMVKLRECVCELEQQGKHLHAEVEEKKAEAERHQTQSLNLQQQLEQHKLEAKLTHTAMQQELTLLTQQLGEKHTHPSERVVQEIQLREEAQSRLQQLQQDLEQTRSERDTARVDRTLDQARFEAQRSQWEVEHRLSVEQQVTERLATIQEENANATAKLREQHRKQLLDLSARHERELSIQSDEFRAQLKERDDRQHQFTLDFSNKMAELQKELVTMETSKRRLETQREELVSRLQGMMRSHWTEALRLLTSQEQIEGLLSPSSLWEKTKPHSSAQTQDLSICSTAHSPSTASPQAVDLQLCRNQERGIRGQGAFGGDRGRVEFDLSLLNHSHTFSPLEPMLDNTNLTAIGGGGDGDLWDSPVERERQTVYRGTDQGREQTGRESREKTTQSGDNLTLHSTHSSQDLYCEVNHRRIQSDQRVIRQPFPSPNVNLTQTLNPRPRSNQAHALTDVWANHSSDRRSGRGDVSGTTAPLTEEKSLSVKTRAPPLGTTTSTLCDERQNELQYYIAKLLERSPGEPLDVHQAELSKNTAETQSANSGVSSQVEPKPEQLTDLLHLTLPSTHTPQQLQQHLDSFMRLGETFAEPVRDNLNFSIAQNNKRERQSASRATQITATRGRRAGPQGQRSGSKVNAWR, encoded by the exons ATGGACAGAGCAGCAGCTGATGTGCTGAATGGTGTGGAGTCTTTAGCCTCCTCTCTTCCTACACCTGTCTCTATcccctcctgtctgtctctccctgttttctgctcttcctctcctctgtcATCCTCTCGTCAGGTCACTGCTCGTCTCTATTCCTCCCTCCAGCACAGCCAAGAGcaggaggtcagaggtcaccaGGCGGACTCTCTCACAACCAG GCAGGTGTCATTTAAAGTGACTTCTCCTTTGGTTACCATGACATCTGCACCTTCTCTAAACTCTGGTGAAAGGCTGAATGAGTCACAGGATGTAGAGTCTGGTCTCAGTGCATGCTCCTCCAATGATCTCAGAATCTCTGGCATGGAGGAGGTGGAGTCAGGAGGTGGAATCACTGGAGAGATGGACCAGAACCCACAGAGTAGCATTAGACTCTTG agcgGTCGGTGGCATATTGAAGAGATGGAGAACGTAAGGAGTCATTTACAGACAATTCTGAGAGCCAGAGCTACTGACACACAtg AACTCCTTCCCTCAGCGTTACAGCATCTTCAAGACAAGAGTGACACGACTTCTCAGCTCATCAG tggtgTAGATGAGTTGTTCCCACGATATTCCCGTCTCCAAGCAGATTTTGACTCCGCCTcgtttcactctgtctctgagcTGCAGGTGATCAGAGAGAGTCTGGATAGAGAAAGAGCAAGAcgcaag CACTTGGAGCAGCAGCTCTTGGCAGTACAAAATAAGGCATTAGGGTTGCAGCAGCAGTTAGCACTCGCTGTGTCTGCAGATCATAAGAAGGACATCATGATCGAGCAACTTGATAAG acgtTGGAGAAGGTGGTGGAAGGGTGGCGTcgacatgagagagagaagagtgagggagtgagaagACTGCAGGAGGAGAAGGAAGCAGCAGAGAGCACACAGCAAAAACAAAGTGAG GCTTTGGCTTGCCTTGAGAAGAGTTTAGCTGAGGCAGCAGAGACACTggacaaagaacaaaaacacaatgaagACCTTCTGAAAACCAATAAACAGCtg gagtGTGACATGGTGAAGCtacgtgagtgtgtatgtgagctggAGCAGCAGGGGAAGCATCTGCATGCTGAAGTGGAGGAGAAGAAGGCTGAGGCAGAGAGACACCAGACACAGAGCCTGAATTTACAACAACAATTGGAACAACACAAACTCGAGGCTAAACTTACCCACACAGCCATGCAGCAGGAGCTGACACTGCTCACACAGCAGCTgggtgagaaacacacacacccttca gaaagAGTGGTTCAGGAGATCCAGCTGCGTGAGGAGGCCCAGTCCAGActtcagcagctgcagcaggacctggagCAGACtaggagtgagagagacacagccagAGTGGACCGAACACTGGACCAG GCTCGGTTTGAGGCTCAGCGCTCACAGTGGGAGGTGGAGCACCGACTTTCTGTGGAGCAGCAGGTCACAGAACGACTGGCAACCATACAGGAGGAAAATGCTAATGCGACCGCTAAACTACGGGAACAGCACAg gaagcAGCTGCTTGATCTGAGTGCTCGTCATGAGCGAGAGCTCTCCATTCAGTCAGATGAGTTTAGAGCACAGCTGAAGGAGAGAGATGACCGACAGCACCAGTTCACACTCGACTTCAGCAACAA gATGGCAGAACTTCAGAAGGAGCTGGTTACCATGGAGACCAGTAAGAGGAGGCTGGAAACACAGAGGGAGGAGCTTGTGTCTCGCCTGCAAGGAATGATGCGCTCCCATTGGACAGAGGCTCTGAGACTGCTGACCAGTCAGGAGCAG attgaAGGGCTGTTGTCCCCCTCGTCTCTGTGGGAAAAAACTAAACCACACTCATCTGCTCAAACTCAGGACCTCAGCATCTGCAGCACAGCACACTCACCCTCTAcag CATCTCCTCAGGCTGTGGATCTCCAGCTGTGCAGAAACCAAGAGCGAGGGATAAGGGGACAGGGAGCCTTTGGAGGGGACAGGGGACGAGTGGAGTTTGACCTCAGCCTGTTAAACCACAGCCACACCTTCAGTCCACTGGAGCCAATGCTGGATAACACAAAcctcacag CTATAGGTGGTGGTGGGGATGGAGACCTGTGGGACAGCCCTGTGgaacgagagagacagacagtgtacaGAGGAACTGATCAAGGGAGAGAACAAACAGgtagagagagcagagagaagacAACTCAGTCTGGAGACAATCTGACTCTGCATTCAACTCACAGCTCTCAGGATCTGTACTGTGAAGTGAATCACAGAAGGATTCAGTCTGACCAGCGAGTCATCAGACAACCATTTCCCAGTCCCAATGTCAATCTGACTCAGACATTAAATCCCAGGCCCAGATCCAATCAAGCACATGCCTTAACTGATGTATGGGCCAATCACAGCTCAGATAGGAGGTCGGGGCGAGGTGATGTGTCAGGGACTACAGCTCCACTCACAGAAGAAAAGAGCCTGTCCGTCAAAACGAGAGCTCCTCCCCTGGGGACCACCACATCAACTTTGTGTGATGAGAGACAAAATGAACTGCAGTACTACATAGCAAAG ctGTTGGAGCGTTCTCCAGGTGAACCTTTGGATGTACATCAGGCAGAGCTGAGCAAGAACACAGCAGAAACACAGTCCGCtaactcag GTGTGAGCTCTCAGGTAGAGCCGAAGCCAGAGCAGCTCACTGACCTTCTGCACCTGACACtgccctctacacacacaccgcagCAACTGCAGCAGCACCTTGACAGCTTTATgag gtTGGGGGAAACATTTGCTGAGCCAGTTCGAGATAATCTGAATTTCAGCATagcacaaaacaacaaaagggAG CGTCAGTCTGCGTCTCGCGCCACACAGATCACGGCCACACGAGGGCGCCGGGCTGGACCccaaggtcaaaggtcaggaTCTAAAGTCAACGCTTGGAGATGA